CCAATATGAAAAAGAGTTTAATTTTGACGATTACATCAGCGTATAGCTATGATTCTGttatatatataaataaaaaacaaatccaaTTACAGTTTGGCTATAGTTTTTATTtgtagtaaatattttttaatcttaaactaaattcattcagtcatttcaaatattgtttccaAATGTTTGATTCCCTTAAACTTTTGTGTGATTATGGGTACCACAACTATAGATAAAGcttcagttttcggaaaacttaaaaatcgaaaaaaaaaatccaaaagtttttcgtcctgaatgaaaaaaaaaggaaaaaaaatacactttgaatacatttcaaaatcttgaaattgcAAATATGGctggtaaaaatttaaatcaaagtgtttttaaaattagatgtgttttaaatattgtttttctaaAGTTCTGTCTTTTTCAGTTTTGTGCTCTCATaatacaaaatttgttaaaaatttaaaaagcctTCATTTTTGTTAAGTAATTCATTAATAAACGTTATACAATGTATTCTTAATAGCAGACTTCACATGATTTTTAAATGACGGGACAAATTGGATTTTAATTTGTATTGGCTTGATTAAATTAATAAGAATTTGTTTGAGTTATTACAAATAAGTTTAAAGAACTTTTGTCTAGAAACATTCGTACAAAATAAGTGATAAAATATAAAGTGTTATCAAACtggatttttcatttaaaaaaaagtttaaaaattgtgatACTGACACTTCTATAAATcgacattgattcaaaaaaattaatattcaaatttacaaaattttaaaggatacTTGGTAAAAATATCTATTAAACGAATAATAATTGTAATCAAGTGTAAAGATGTGTAAAGCTTTGATAATAAATATCTTTTTCATAGCCAACTGaatcaaagtttcaaaaaactctatgctagataattttaaaaatgaacatTGAAATAATAGGTATTGtaaaacttttggttatttttcaaagactgattttttttatctatttaccCTTAATCAAAATGATGGTTCGATTTTTGAAGTGAAGTTTTTaggaatttgttattgaaattcacgttttgccttcctcacctcactgaggcaaggctataaaatcactcagaaattgaactttttaaataagcctccaagatatacctttacgtatacatatcggctcagaatcaaattctgagcaaatgtctgtgcgtgtggatggacgtagaattttttttctcactcacttttctcggaactggctcgaccgattttgtccggatctatgtttttggattcaTCTTCAGGTTCTTtgagtcttttttaaatttcatccggtttggtgcagtactttaaaagttatgttcgaaaaactgttttggttgataataaaaagggtcattatttacataacttgaaagctccggcgaaaggctgtcggaactttccgctcagtgcacgcacacaaacactgcagtgctttcaaatggttcattaaatttatcatagatggcagcactcagatgtatagtgtctttactaagtaagcgttagccaaagctttcgtagtgtgtggttgcaaggctttcaggaggaaggcagcaaccaccttctggtggattaagtaacgtttttttactaaaactgacaatgattttttagaaactttgTCCGATGTTTTATATGGACtttttataaagagtttttgatttgaaactatttttcagATGACCAGAAAacaattgaatttattaaaactaTCTTAGCCGTTGAAAAAAACGcgaaaaactaaacatttttaattaaatttccagAAAAGAACGTGACAACACATATGACATTTACCCTTTATAAACCCAAGCATTTGGGTAAACGGTCCAAAAAGTGGGTACCAGACCAAGGTATGTAGATTAGTAAGGTAAGGCGGGTTTTCctgctgtcaaaatagttagttAGCACAAAACCTGAattttatatggagattttcaaaaaagtgaataTTTGACCATTTTTCGGGCAAATTTCATCGGATTAAccctacagaaaaaaatctggtgaaatttgcccggaaaatggtcaaattttcacttttctcaaaatctccatataaaatccgggtttcgtgctaactattttgacagttGGGAAATCCCGTCTTACCCTATCTTATCtacatacattttttatgtaggGTTGTTAAGCATTCCAAACTGAACCAAAAAACGCGTTTagctgaatttatttttttcaaaaaatataatcgttTTAAAAGTATATTTCGGTTCAGTTTGGAATGCTTAACAACCCTACAGAAAAAGATCCGGTGAAATTTGCccggaaaatggtcaaattttcacttttatcaaaatctccatataaaatccgggtttcgtgctgactaacaattttgacagcttggAAACCCGCCTTACCTTTTTAATCTAAATACCTTGCCCTGGGTGTACCACATCGTCACTAGGTTCACATTTTCAACACATCCATTTACGAATGTTTACGGGTTTGTCAACATCACGCCTTTCTTGATTTAGTAACGCCTAGTCTGTCAAAAGCACGCAGGACGCAGTAACTGTTTTGAAATACAGAGAAGCctctttttttctaatttgtcgacacggaaaagaaaatctaaataaatataaatttgccCAAAAAATAGACAATTTTCAGGAAAAACCTATTTCATTGGTTGCCAAGCATTGAGAATTGCATTTTACTTTTGGATTGTGCATGCATTTTTATTGTTGTTGAATTTTgcatttatgtttaattttgttgaaattttctagaaaaattctagaaatttaaaaaatcaagaaaattaagaaacttaaatatttcttgaatttttaaatttctatggtttttttaattctatttttttttatttcttgatttcTTCAAACTTCTTAAACTTAATCGAATCATTTGAATTTCATTGTTTTATGTtattcttgtatttttaaaattttacttcgaAGCTTCCTAAACTTCTTGGATTTCATTTAAAtcctcattttttaaatttttttacttcttttttttttttggtagtaagttttaaaatcttatggtctcacattttttttatgaaactaggttatttttaaataacaggaTTAgcttctaaacatttttgtcaCCGCtagcaaacaaaaattatacCTTTTGATAAAGTACGCTTGAATtactttttgatgaaatttcctgaatttctgggatatctagaattttttaaatgttcaattttaatatcttaagttttatttaattattataattttccgaatttacaatcaaaaataacacCACTTTTAAAGaacacttgaaatactttattaattaattattacatttttcaagttaattttttaaatttcttgaattttattgagttttatgaattataagtattttatgaaaatatttaaatttattaaatttcatcaattgctacaaattttaaatttcttaaatttcattaaattatttaaatttcttgattttttgaatttcttcaatttataAGTTTTTCAAGTTCTGTGCCACTActtacaatcaaaaattagtccTTTCGATAAAGTACGCTAGAATTCCTtgttacacccagaactgggcatcggcatacgagaggataaagagcacgattcggtagtaaaatggtactgtgtgcggactgagaggataaatcccgaaattaccgagagtactttactcatgggttcaaaaaaagttcatctatcaaaaattcattaaagtAATTAtccattttatctaaatttatcgAATATTACTAAATTATTCTAATTTAATAAATGTCttgaactttaaatatttttaaatttcatcaatttcgaATTCATTTGAattccttgattttttaaatactttttttaaagttcaaatgtTTAACGGAATTTAAAGTGCCatcaaatgaaataaatttaagatgcattcccctgcgtatatactcatttttaacatgtttggattAATCCAAAAATCTttggaattttgttgaattttcaatgtacaaaagatttttttcaacttttttttttcgtcatatcttacattttttgaagacttATGATATCATATCAACTGTACGagtgtatccaggtttttaagcgaagatggcgttcgaatgttgaacgtccgaaatgtcaaaatcgcgcagtagcaccaacattagaagaaaaaaatgcggctgtcatgccatggcacaccttttttgtaatgttggtaccactgcgtgattttgacatttcgggcgttcaccattcgaacgccattttcgctttaAAAGCTGGATAATGCATTTAACAATGGTTTTTTcactgaaatgttgaaattctagcttgtagttaaattttttgtttcattaagggtgcacagcaaccaaggaagttgttgtcttcttattccaaaattgtcaaacttacggacccaatcctgcaagaatctgattgtaaaaatagtcaaactttgttgtaaataactacgaagacagtaatttaggggatgaataaaaaaataaatcgatagttcccgtagttttgaagatactaaaatgtctgtaacagaattctgggtgcaaaagctatggttgatgtgtaccgttaatgcattttcaatcaatAGGGTAcgttaaccattagtggacccctttcctatagtggaccctctgaagcgtttttgatgaaaaattcaataaaatcacaatttcaagcgtgttgttgtctacaaatcttttatttggcatgttcagcatcatttaaaacaatgttgactgacattgaatcatccttttcaccaaaataagtgttttaagttcgacatctgaaatcagccatggccactagcattttcacaacaaaacagcatttatattttattattgaattaactatccaatcatttttgacTGATCATTTAACTTCagtaagtcgaaataatgtaagtttaaggaactttactaaaataaagcgaagaactgctcattttcgagcaaaaattaggggggtccaatataggacaacgaaaatccaaacttttccaaaagtggacccctgtaaatttaaccttcaaaaatgaagaaaacgttgtatttaagcaaaagtttgtcttaaacatacaataaatgcttgttgtaatcaacctaaacgcatatttttttcaattatgagtataaatatagctgttttcatgttaaaagtaccaacaattctgaagccgtaagaatttaaaatttatcgaaactatagttaattgtacttaactgaagcatcataaatgtagtttgaaatgatattttataataataaatcaataacaaaacattttttttaaataaacgtgcgtggttttatcagcaactgtaaagcaactgtattgtttagtttcggtccaccatttatgtaataaatatggaaaaatttgaatcaaaaaaacatttttaaatttatttttatttttacagtagtttttgaaaagttttctctgatcttttacggaaataaatgtgtttaaatgtctgttagatttttccgttgtttaaagccaaatttgttaacaaaacatattttcttatgatgaaaagtgagcaaaatccatcttttattcgttatatctatcattagacctacaccatgcatcaaaacatccaaaatcgtttaaatttggtataaaaataacagtttgcctatagtggacccgggtccacaatcggattatggacccgggtccactataggaaaagggggtccataaaaggcaaaaaaacttttttttcaaatggctatttttctgctcaaaaatgaataactgatgaaacaaatagtcaaaattgttcaaaagacttcagatttcattgttttgtacagagggttatgaaaaagtgcttaaaatattaaaaaattgtaaaaaatgtgtttcggctctactagggggtccactaatggttaaaataccctatcaagtaataaagttgattgaGTTCTTAAATTGATTTCCCTGTCCTCCACCAGGGCACCATCGTCAGCCTGGTCGCCCTCTCGAGCCGTCCCGAGTACAACGAAAAGGTCATCCAAGTGCAGCTGCTATCCCCGGCCGCGTACGCCTACCGCTCCCTTAGCATCGTCATGAGACTCCTCGCCTACATGGCCGAATCCCTGGCCGGCGGCTACACCGCCTTTGGTTCCCACGAACTGCTACCCAACTGGCGCTACCAGTACGAATTCTACCGGGCACTGTGCCCCGCTCCCCAGCAACTGCTCTGCCGGATGTTGATCTACGAGGTGGCCGGAGCGAATCCGGACCAGCTGGACACGGTGAGGCCTTCCGgtgttctaaattttctaaactttccaAATCAATCTTCAGAAGATGCTCCGCATCTTCCTAGGTCACTTCCCGGCCGGTTCCGGCatcaagcagttcctgcactacGCCCAGTACATCCGCGAGGGCATCTTCCGGCAGTTTGACTACGGGGACGACCGGCTGAACTGGGCCGCGTACGGAAGCGCCACCGCGCCGCGGTACAACCTAACCCGGGTCTCGACGCCGGTGTGGACGTACTACGGGCTCAACGACAACGTGGTCAACTATCGGAACGTGCGTCGGCTGGAGCGCGAACTGCCGAATCTGGCCGGCAGCTACCAGGTTCCGGACGAGCGGTTCACGCACGCCGATTTCATCCTGAGCAACAACGTTAAGCGCGTGCTGTACCGGAAAGTCATCCGGAACTTGGAGGCGGCGGAAAGAGGTTCCAATTAGTGGGGGAGCAATAAATGTTTACAAACTGCCAACTGGTTCTGGTTTGCCTAACTGTCAACTACCCTAGCCAATCCAAGTAGGTTATTTAAAGCTTTCCCTCAAAAGAAAGAGTCTTGTCAAGCCGTCGTCACTAGTACGGCTTTGCGCACCGCACTCATCACCCAGTTTCCGTAGTGTAGTGGTTATCACGTCTGCTTCACACGCAGAAGGTCCCCGGTTCGAACCCGGGCGGAAACAGAAttacttttttgtttacttttcaaAAGTACACTCTTTCTTGCGAaagagatgatttttttttgctgcatggGTTGCTTCGGGattcgttttgttttgtttatttttagatCTCACATGTTATGATCAACTGTGGCAATTGCCACAGTGTGAACTGTGGACAAAAGGGAAAGTGCGTGATTCTAATGGGAATTTCTTTCTTCAATGATTTGTTTAGTTCAACATGGTTAGACTATAAACAATTTATTCGTTTTTGTTTGTACAAAACAAAATATGCTTATCAACTCACTACTAAAATAAGATTTGCAAAATGTACGAAGTATGGAATGCTTGTCGAGCTTAAAAACTACCTGATATTCGATTGCTAAAAGTAAAACACATTCCAACTGGACGGAATTGGttggtcaaatttgagattCTCGCTAAAAGGCACTTTCATTGTAAtactttttaataataaaaaaaactaactttatgGACGAACTCTGCTAAACTTTAGCAAACATCTACGGAGTTTTGGAGTGTTTTGATTCTGATTTAGTCAGATCTTTCGCAGATTACAGATTGTAGAGATATCTAGCTAGGATAATACTTACCATCGTTCCAAGGAATGCCACCATAGACATGCTTTGAGGGGGAGCTCCACTctgaaaaaaagtgcaaaatatgagtattttaaaattcaatactgttgactttgaataaatttgttcctcagcaaaaacaaaacatcctTAATTAATTTCAACCTCAAATAATAAATATACAAAGTTATTTGCCTTCaacactgaaaattttaaacactttttttagatACAGTTCTTGTTCGATAACTGGGCGTTGTTAACTGGACTGGACGCTCGCTccacttaaaaagcagacaaacgtcaaaaaagataaacaaaccaaaattaccgaagggtcaatagggtattttaaccattagtggaccccctagtagagccgaagcacatttttcacaaattttcaatattttaagcactttttcataaccctttgtacataATAATGGAATCTGGAGTGTTTTGAACAACATTgagtatttgtttcatcagttttttgtttttgagcagaaaaatagccatttgaaaaaaaagttttgtttgcctgttatggacccccttttcctatagtggacccgggtccataatccgattgtggacccgggtccactataggcaaactgttatttttataccaaatttaaccgatatttgatgttttgatgcatggtgtaggtctaatcatagatataatgaataaaagttggattttgctcacttttcatcatgaacaaatatgttttgttgacaaatttggctttaaacaacaaaaaaacctaacagacatttaaacacatttatttccgaaaaagatccgagaaaacgtttcaaaaaccactgtaatcatacaaataatttaaaaaagtaattttgatgcaatttttttcatattaattacataattgATTGatcgaaactaaacaatagttttgtttacagttgctgataaaaccaggcatgtttatttaaaaataatgttttgttattgatttattactataaaatatcatttcaaactgcaactaTGATGCTTTAGTTAAGTACCATTAActaaagttttgattaattataaattctttcgGCTTCAGCatattggtacttttaacataaaaacagctatatttatactcataattgaaaaaatatgcgtttaagttgattacaacaagcattcattgtatgtttaagagaaacttttgcttaaatacacagttttctttatttttgtaagttaaattaacaggggtccacttttggaaaagtttggaatttcgttgtcctatattggacccccctaatttttgctcgaaa
This is a stretch of genomic DNA from Culex pipiens pallens isolate TS chromosome 1, TS_CPP_V2, whole genome shotgun sequence. It encodes these proteins:
- the LOC120416933 gene encoding lipase 3-like; amino-acid sequence: MELSAAALQLLCVILALLARSSIWASSPFHVEERDAKLRVPQLIQKYGYKMEEHQVPTEDGYLLGLYRIPGKRNSTISKNHPVLMMHSWFSSCADYVLIGPGNALGYLLADRGYDVWLGNARGNRYSRRHQKLKVRSKQFWDFSIHEIGYYDVPALIDYVLEKSGKKKLHYVGYSQGTIVSLVALSSRPEYNEKVIQVQLLSPAAYAYRSLSIVMRLLAYMAESLAGGYTAFGSHELLPNWRYQYEFYRALCPAPQQLLCRMLIYEVAGANPDQLDTKMLRIFLGHFPAGSGIKQFLHYAQYIREGIFRQFDYGDDRLNWAAYGSATAPRYNLTRVSTPVWTYYGLNDNVVNYRNVRRLERELPNLAGSYQVPDERFTHADFILSNNVKRVLYRKVIRNLEAAERGSN